The Geobacillus stearothermophilus ATCC 12980 genome contains a region encoding:
- the map gene encoding type I methionyl aminopeptidase yields the protein MIICKTAHEINLMREAGKIVSATLEELKNHIRPGVTTKELDAIAEEVIRSHGAVPSFKGYQGFPGSICASVNEELVHGIPGDRVLCEGDIITIDVGAQYEGYHADSAWTYPVGEIDAETKRLLDVTEQSLYVGLAEAKPGARLTNISHAIQTYVEAHHFSVVREYVGHGIGQHLHEDPQVPHYGPPNKGPILRPGMTLCIEPMVNAGSRHVKTLADDWTVVTADGKRCAHFEHTIVITENGYEILT from the coding sequence ATGATCATTTGCAAAACCGCGCACGAAATCAACCTCATGCGCGAGGCTGGAAAAATTGTTTCCGCTACGTTGGAAGAGTTGAAAAACCATATTCGCCCCGGGGTCACGACAAAGGAACTGGATGCCATCGCGGAGGAAGTGATTCGTTCCCATGGCGCCGTTCCATCGTTTAAAGGATACCAAGGGTTCCCGGGAAGCATTTGCGCTTCAGTCAATGAGGAGCTTGTGCACGGCATTCCCGGCGACCGTGTGTTATGCGAGGGCGACATTATTACGATCGATGTGGGCGCCCAGTATGAAGGGTATCACGCCGACTCCGCCTGGACGTATCCCGTTGGGGAGATCGATGCGGAGACAAAGCGGCTGCTCGACGTAACAGAACAATCGTTGTATGTCGGACTCGCCGAGGCGAAGCCAGGCGCTCGTTTGACGAACATTTCTCATGCGATTCAAACGTATGTTGAAGCGCACCATTTTTCCGTCGTTCGCGAGTATGTGGGGCATGGAATTGGTCAACACTTACATGAAGACCCGCAAGTCCCACATTATGGGCCGCCGAATAAAGGGCCGATTTTGCGTCCGGGGATGACGCTATGCATCGAACCGATGGTCAATGCGGGCAGCCGCCATGTCAAAACGTTGGCTGATGACTGGACCGTCGTGACGGCGGACGGAAAACGGTGTGCCCATTTCGAACATACGATTGTGATTACGGAAAATGGCTATGAAATTTTAACGTGA
- the infA gene encoding translation initiation factor IF-1 yields the protein MAKDDVIEVEGTVIETLPNAMFRVELENGHTVLAHVSGKIRMHFIRILPGDRVTVELSPYDLTRGRITYRYK from the coding sequence ATGGCAAAAGACGATGTCATTGAAGTAGAAGGCACCGTCATTGAAACATTGCCAAATGCGATGTTTCGTGTAGAATTAGAAAATGGGCATACGGTATTGGCCCATGTGTCCGGCAAAATCCGCATGCACTTCATCCGCATTTTGCCCGGCGACCGAGTGACGGTGGAATTGTCGCCCTATGATTTGACGCGTGGACGAATCACGTATCGGTATAAATAA
- the rpmJ gene encoding 50S ribosomal protein L36: MKVRPSVKPICEKCKVIRRRGKVMVICENPKHKQRQG; encoded by the coding sequence ATGAAAGTGAGACCATCTGTCAAACCGATTTGCGAAAAATGCAAAGTTATTCGCAGACGCGGAAAAGTCATGGTCATTTGTGAAAACCCAAAACACAAACAACGTCAAGGGTAA
- the rpsM gene encoding 30S ribosomal protein S13, translating into MARIAGVDIPRDKRVVISLTYIYGIGKPTAQKILKEAGVSEDTRVRDLTEEELGRIREIVGRLKVEGDLRREVSLNIKRLMEIGCYRGLRHRRGLPVRGQNTKNNARTRKGPRRTVANKKK; encoded by the coding sequence ATGGCACGTATTGCAGGTGTTGACATTCCGCGCGACAAGCGCGTAGTCATTTCGTTAACATACATTTACGGGATCGGCAAACCAACGGCGCAAAAAATCTTAAAAGAAGCAGGAGTATCGGAAGACACGCGCGTCCGTGACTTAACGGAAGAAGAGCTTGGCCGCATTCGCGAAATCGTTGGCCGCTTAAAAGTGGAAGGGGATTTGCGCCGCGAAGTATCGTTAAACATTAAACGGCTGATGGAAATCGGTTGCTATCGCGGACTCCGCCATCGCCGCGGATTGCCGGTTCGCGGCCAAAACACGAAAAACAATGCCCGCACGCGCAAAGGTCCGCGCCGTACGGTAGCGAATAAGAAAAAATAA
- the rpsK gene encoding 30S ribosomal protein S11: protein MARRTNTRKRRVRKNIDTGIAHIRSTFNNTIVTITDVHGNAIAWASAGSLGFKGSRKSTPFAAQMAAEAAAKASMEHGMKTVEVNVKGPGAGREAAIRALQAAGLEITAIKDVTPIPHNGCRPPKRRRV from the coding sequence ATGGCACGCAGAACAAACACTCGCAAACGCCGGGTGAGAAAAAATATTGACACTGGCATCGCTCATATCCGTTCGACTTTCAACAACACGATCGTGACGATTACGGACGTTCATGGCAACGCCATCGCCTGGGCGAGCGCTGGTTCGCTCGGATTCAAAGGCTCGCGTAAATCGACGCCGTTTGCGGCGCAAATGGCAGCCGAAGCGGCAGCGAAAGCGTCGATGGAACACGGCATGAAAACGGTCGAAGTGAACGTCAAAGGTCCGGGGGCTGGCCGTGAGGCAGCGATCCGGGCGTTGCAGGCAGCCGGATTGGAAATTACGGCGATCAAAGACGTCACTCCAATCCCGCACAATGGATGCCGTCCGCCAAAACGTCGCCGCGTGTAA
- a CDS encoding DNA-directed RNA polymerase subunit alpha → MIEIEKPKIETVELSEDAKYGKFVVEPLERGYGTTLGNSLRRILLSSLPGAAVTSVQIDGVLHEFSTIDGVVEDVTAIILNIKKLALKIYSDEEKTLEIDVQGEGVVTAADITHDSDVEILNPDLHIATLAEGGRLRMRMTARRGRGYVPAEENKREDQPIGVIPIDSIYTPVSRVSYQVENTRVGQVTDYDKLTIDVWTDGSIGPKEAISLGAKILTEHLNIFVGLTDEAQNAEIMVEKEDDQKEKVLEMTIEELDLSVRSYNCLKRAGINTVQELTQKTEEDMMKVRNLGRKSLEEVKAKLAELGLSLRKDD, encoded by the coding sequence ATGATTGAAATTGAAAAGCCGAAAATTGAAACGGTCGAACTGAGCGAAGATGCCAAATACGGCAAATTCGTCGTCGAACCGCTTGAGCGTGGATATGGTACAACTTTAGGGAACTCCTTACGTCGTATCCTATTGTCTTCACTCCCTGGTGCGGCTGTGACATCGGTGCAAATCGACGGTGTACTGCACGAGTTTTCAACGATTGACGGCGTCGTCGAGGATGTGACAGCCATCATCTTGAATATCAAAAAATTGGCGTTGAAGATTTATTCAGATGAAGAGAAAACGTTGGAAATTGATGTGCAGGGTGAAGGAGTTGTCACGGCTGCCGATATTACTCACGACAGCGATGTAGAAATTTTAAACCCGGACCTTCATATTGCTACGCTGGCGGAAGGTGGTCGCCTGCGCATGCGCATGACCGCCAGACGGGGACGTGGGTATGTCCCGGCCGAGGAGAACAAGCGCGAGGACCAGCCCATCGGCGTGATTCCGATCGACTCCATCTATACGCCGGTCTCCCGTGTTTCCTATCAGGTCGAAAATACACGGGTCGGCCAAGTGACCGACTATGACAAATTGACGATCGACGTTTGGACCGATGGGAGCATCGGGCCGAAAGAAGCCATTTCCCTTGGGGCGAAAATTTTAACCGAGCACTTGAACATTTTTGTCGGCTTGACGGATGAAGCGCAAAATGCTGAAATCATGGTAGAGAAAGAGGACGATCAAAAAGAAAAAGTGCTGGAAATGACGATCGAGGAGCTCGATCTGTCTGTCCGTTCCTACAACTGCTTGAAGCGTGCCGGCATTAACACCGTTCAGGAGCTGACGCAAAAAACGGAAGAGGATATGATGAAAGTGCGCAACCTCGGCCGCAAATCGCTCGAAGAAGTGAAAGCGAAGTTAGCGGAACTGGGGCTTAGCCTCCGTAAAGACGATTAA
- the rplQ gene encoding 50S ribosomal protein L17: MSYRKLGRTTSQRKALLRDLATDLIINERIETTEARAKELRAVIEKMITLGKRGDLHARRQAAAFIRKEVANSETGQDALQKLFSDIAPRYQDRQGGYTRIMKLGPRRGDGAPMVIIELV, encoded by the coding sequence ATGTCGTACAGAAAACTAGGACGCACGACTTCTCAACGGAAAGCATTGCTTCGCGATTTAGCGACAGATTTAATCATCAATGAACGCATCGAAACGACGGAAGCGCGAGCAAAAGAATTGCGCGCGGTTATCGAAAAAATGATCACGCTCGGTAAACGCGGCGATTTGCATGCCCGTCGTCAAGCAGCGGCATTTATCCGCAAGGAAGTCGCCAACAGTGAAACCGGCCAAGATGCACTGCAAAAGCTGTTCAGTGACATTGCGCCGCGCTACCAAGACCGCCAAGGCGGCTATACGCGCATTATGAAACTTGGTCCTCGCCGCGGAGACGGGGCGCCGATGGTCATTATTGAGCTCGTGTAA
- a CDS encoding energy-coupling factor ABC transporter ATP-binding protein codes for MAEPILSIEGVYFRYPNQSEYAVQNVSFQAGRGEWLAIVGHNGSGKSTIARLLIGLLRPERGVIRLFGRPLDETTVWEVRRRVGMVFQNPDNQFVGTTVEDDIAFALENNGVPRDEMIERIREAIRLVHMEAFLEHEPHRLSGGQKQRVAIAGILALHPDMIILDEATSMLDPRGREEVLETVRRLNRQQRITVLSITHDLEEAAKADRIIVMNKGEVMAEGTPEQIFRLGGKLERIGLDLPFAVKMGSRLREQGIPLRSAHLTTEELVEELWTLYSKK; via the coding sequence ATGGCCGAACCGATCCTTTCGATCGAAGGAGTGTATTTCCGTTATCCGAACCAATCGGAGTATGCAGTGCAAAACGTGAGCTTCCAGGCCGGACGCGGGGAGTGGCTGGCGATTGTCGGCCATAACGGATCCGGCAAGTCGACCATTGCCCGGCTGTTAATCGGTTTGCTTCGGCCGGAGCGGGGCGTCATTCGCCTGTTTGGGCGCCCTCTCGATGAAACGACTGTCTGGGAGGTGCGCCGGCGCGTCGGCATGGTGTTTCAAAATCCAGATAACCAATTTGTCGGGACAACTGTCGAGGATGATATCGCCTTTGCCCTTGAAAATAATGGTGTTCCGCGCGATGAAATGATTGAGCGCATCCGTGAAGCCATCCGCCTGGTGCATATGGAGGCGTTCCTCGAACACGAGCCGCACCGGCTTTCCGGCGGGCAAAAGCAGCGTGTCGCTATCGCCGGCATTTTGGCGCTTCACCCTGATATGATCATTTTGGATGAAGCGACATCGATGCTCGACCCGCGGGGAAGGGAAGAGGTGCTCGAGACGGTTCGCCGCTTGAACCGGCAACAGCGCATTACAGTATTGTCGATCACGCACGATTTGGAGGAAGCGGCGAAAGCCGACCGCATCATCGTGATGAACAAAGGTGAGGTCATGGCGGAAGGAACGCCGGAGCAAATCTTTCGGCTTGGGGGCAAGCTCGAGCGCATCGGCCTTGATTTGCCGTTTGCCGTGAAAATGGGCAGCCGTTTGCGGGAACAAGGCATTCCGCTTCGTTCCGCACACTTGACGACGGAGGAGTTGGTCGAAGAGCTATGGACATTGTATTCGAAAAAGTAG
- a CDS encoding energy-coupling factor ABC transporter ATP-binding protein, whose protein sequence is MDIVFEKVEHVYNARSPLARRALYNVNVSIPSGAYVAIVGHTGSGKSTLLQHLNGLLQPTSGTIKIGDEIITGDKRPKQLKPLRKKVGIVFQFPEHQLFEETVEKDICFGPLNFGVSEEEAKRKARELIKLVGLSEDVLAKSPFDLSGGQMRRVAIAGVLALEPEVLVLDEPTAGLDPRGRKEIMEMFYRLHCEKRLTTVLVTHSMEDAARYADQIIVMHEGTVWGQGAPEEVFRDADRLAAIGLSVPETVKLKRELEARFGVAIPSPCLTIEQTVEAIQQLFSRVSIHD, encoded by the coding sequence ATGGACATTGTATTCGAAAAAGTAGAACATGTATACAATGCCCGTTCGCCGCTCGCCCGCCGGGCGCTGTATAATGTGAATGTGTCGATTCCCAGCGGGGCATACGTCGCCATCGTTGGCCACACCGGTTCGGGCAAATCGACGCTCCTTCAACACTTAAACGGCTTGCTGCAACCGACAAGCGGCACGATAAAAATCGGCGATGAGATCATCACCGGCGACAAGCGGCCGAAGCAGCTCAAACCGCTGCGCAAAAAGGTTGGGATTGTGTTCCAATTTCCGGAACACCAGTTGTTTGAGGAAACGGTCGAGAAGGATATTTGTTTTGGCCCGCTTAATTTCGGCGTTTCCGAAGAAGAGGCGAAACGGAAAGCGCGAGAGCTTATCAAACTAGTCGGGCTCAGCGAGGATGTGTTGGCCAAATCGCCGTTCGATTTAAGCGGCGGGCAAATGCGGCGCGTCGCCATTGCCGGCGTGCTGGCGCTTGAACCGGAAGTGCTGGTGCTTGATGAACCGACCGCTGGGCTGGACCCACGCGGGCGGAAAGAGATTATGGAGATGTTTTACCGTCTTCATTGCGAAAAACGGTTAACAACGGTGCTCGTGACTCATAGTATGGAAGATGCCGCCCGTTATGCCGACCAAATCATCGTCATGCATGAAGGGACGGTGTGGGGGCAGGGAGCGCCGGAAGAGGTGTTCCGCGATGCCGATCGGCTTGCCGCCATTGGCCTTAGCGTACCGGAGACGGTCAAGTTGAAGCGGGAGCTGGAAGCGCGGTTTGGGGTCGCCATTCCCTCTCCGTGTTTGACGATCGAACAGACGGTGGAGGCCATCCAGCAACTGTTTTCTAGGGTGAGCATTCATGACTAA
- a CDS encoding energy-coupling factor transporter transmembrane component T family protein, whose amino-acid sequence MTNHFIIGQYVPGHSLIHRLDPRAKLLIVFAYVFIVFLANNAVTYAVLSLFTFAFAALSRIPFSFILRGLKPILWVVLFTLLLHVLMTKEGDVLYRIGALSVYEGGIRQGIFISMRFLLLVLITTMLTLTTTPIEVTDGVESLLSPLKKWRVPVHELALMMAISLRFIPTLMEETEKIMKAQAARGVDFSGGRFSERMKAIVSLLVPLFISSFKRADELATAMEARGYRGGEGRTKLRQLAWKPADTVLLAATALLALLLFLLRS is encoded by the coding sequence ATGACTAATCATTTCATTATCGGCCAATACGTGCCCGGCCATTCGCTCATTCACCGCTTAGATCCGCGGGCGAAGCTGCTGATCGTATTCGCCTATGTTTTCATCGTTTTTTTGGCGAATAATGCAGTGACGTATGCGGTGCTGTCGTTGTTTACGTTTGCTTTTGCAGCCCTGTCGCGCATCCCGTTTTCTTTCATTTTGCGCGGTTTAAAGCCGATTTTATGGGTCGTGTTGTTTACGTTGTTATTGCATGTATTGATGACGAAAGAAGGGGATGTCCTCTACCGGATTGGCGCGCTGTCCGTTTACGAAGGCGGCATTCGGCAAGGAATTTTTATTTCCATGCGATTTTTGCTCCTTGTGCTCATAACGACGATGCTGACGCTGACGACAACGCCGATTGAAGTGACCGATGGCGTCGAAAGCTTGCTTAGTCCATTGAAAAAATGGCGCGTGCCGGTTCATGAGCTCGCCTTAATGATGGCGATTTCGCTCCGCTTCATTCCAACTTTAATGGAAGAAACAGAAAAAATTATGAAAGCGCAAGCCGCCCGCGGCGTCGACTTTTCCGGCGGCCGGTTCTCTGAGCGGATGAAGGCGATCGTCTCGCTTCTTGTGCCGCTGTTTATCAGTTCGTTCAAGCGGGCGGATGAGCTGGCGACGGCGATGGAAGCGCGCGGCTACCGCGGCGGCGAAGGGCGGACGAAACTCCGCCAGCTTGCTTGGAAGCCGGCAGACACCGTGTTGTTAGCCGCTACGGCCCTGCTGGCGCTGTTGCTCTTTTTATTACGCTCATAG
- the truA gene encoding tRNA pseudouridine(38-40) synthase TruA translates to MTRRIKCVVAYDGTHFSGYQIQPGKRTVQGEIEEVLKRMHKGKAVRVTASGRTDAGVHAYGQVIHFDTALVLSPEQWKRALNAQLPDDIAVRSAEEADSTFHARFSAKAKEYRYKVWTAADRDVFRRHYCAWHPYPLHIGAMDEALRQLIGTHDFTSFCSAKTEMEDRIRTIYQAEVETDGSMMEFRFIGSGFLYNMVRIIVGTVLEIGQGRRSPADIAALLAAKDRRLAGPTAPAEGLYLWRVYYDDEFFAVS, encoded by the coding sequence ATGACGAGACGGATCAAATGCGTGGTAGCGTATGACGGCACCCATTTTTCCGGTTATCAAATTCAGCCGGGAAAACGGACGGTGCAAGGCGAGATTGAGGAAGTGCTCAAACGGATGCATAAAGGGAAAGCCGTGCGTGTAACGGCTTCCGGGAGGACGGATGCCGGGGTTCACGCCTATGGGCAAGTCATCCACTTCGATACGGCGCTTGTGCTTTCTCCTGAACAGTGGAAAAGAGCGTTAAACGCCCAGCTTCCGGACGATATCGCCGTTCGTTCGGCAGAGGAGGCAGACAGCACCTTTCATGCCCGCTTTTCGGCCAAGGCAAAAGAGTACCGCTACAAAGTGTGGACTGCCGCCGACCGCGACGTCTTTCGCCGCCATTACTGCGCTTGGCATCCATACCCGCTGCATATCGGCGCCATGGATGAAGCGCTTCGCCAACTGATCGGGACGCATGACTTTACGAGCTTCTGCTCCGCCAAAACGGAAATGGAGGATCGCATACGCACCATTTACCAGGCAGAGGTGGAAACCGACGGTTCGATGATGGAATTCCGGTTCATCGGCAGCGGCTTTTTGTACAACATGGTGCGCATCATCGTCGGCACAGTGCTTGAAATTGGCCAAGGGAGGCGGTCCCCGGCAGACATTGCAGCATTGCTTGCAGCCAAAGACCGGAGACTCGCTGGCCCGACGGCGCCGGCTGAAGGATTGTATTTATGGCGGGTGTACTATGATGATGAGTTTTTCGCCGTCAGTTGA
- the rplM gene encoding 50S ribosomal protein L13: MRTTYMAKPNEVERKWYVVDAAGKTLGRLASEVAALLRGKHKPTFTPHVDCGDHVIVINADKVELTGKKLTKKLYYRHSLYPGGLKVRTALEMRTNYPEKMIERAVRGMLPKGSLGRQMFKKLHVYRGSEHPHQAQKPEVYELRG, encoded by the coding sequence TTGCGTACGACTTATATGGCGAAACCGAATGAAGTAGAGCGTAAATGGTACGTTGTCGACGCAGCCGGCAAAACGTTGGGTCGTCTGGCCAGCGAAGTCGCAGCGCTGTTGCGCGGCAAACATAAACCGACATTCACTCCGCACGTTGACTGCGGGGATCATGTGATCGTCATCAATGCTGACAAAGTGGAACTGACAGGGAAAAAGTTAACGAAAAAATTGTACTATCGCCACAGCTTATATCCAGGCGGTTTGAAAGTGAGAACGGCGCTCGAAATGCGCACGAATTATCCGGAAAAAATGATTGAACGGGCGGTGCGCGGCATGCTTCCAAAAGGCAGCCTTGGCCGTCAAATGTTCAAAAAACTGCATGTTTACCGCGGAAGCGAACACCCGCATCAAGCGCAAAAACCGGAAGTATACGAACTTCGCGGATAA
- the rpsI gene encoding 30S ribosomal protein S9 has product MAQVQYYGTGRRKSSVARVRLVPGDGRIIVNKQDIREYIPTEALIEMVKQPLVLTETLGSYDVLVNVHGGGFAGQAGAIRHGIARALLQVDPEFRTVLKRAGLLTRDARVKERKKYGLKGARRAPQFSKR; this is encoded by the coding sequence TTGGCACAAGTACAATATTACGGTACAGGTCGTCGCAAAAGCTCGGTTGCTCGCGTCCGCCTCGTCCCGGGCGATGGACGCATCATCGTCAACAAACAAGACATTCGTGAATATATTCCGACAGAAGCGCTTATCGAAATGGTAAAGCAACCGCTTGTACTGACAGAAACGCTCGGCAGCTACGACGTGTTGGTGAACGTTCACGGCGGCGGATTTGCCGGCCAAGCGGGCGCCATTCGCCACGGCATCGCCCGCGCGTTGCTTCAAGTCGATCCGGAATTCCGAACCGTATTGAAGCGCGCTGGCTTGCTGACGCGCGATGCCCGCGTCAAAGAGCGGAAAAAATACGGGCTCAAAGGCGCCCGCCGCGCTCCGCAGTTCTCGAAACGTTAA
- a CDS encoding YbaK family protein, with translation MTVITSFAEKRQEKQLRYERKMLRELSLEKLRAKVLEHFAPFYQMYRIFPSTVEEGCIDLAIEAYLLGAHYSRFGYYGESVDSVRRRCAQEEKYLIDTLFDFLCFWGNIDDDLLGQSLYYACEQYIVGWWTEGFERGKKRRRLKLH, from the coding sequence ATGACAGTCATCACTTCATTCGCGGAAAAAAGGCAGGAAAAGCAGCTCCGCTATGAGCGGAAAATGCTGCGGGAGTTGTCGCTGGAGAAATTGCGGGCCAAAGTGTTGGAACATTTTGCCCCTTTCTATCAAATGTACCGGATTTTCCCATCTACTGTTGAGGAAGGCTGCATTGACCTGGCCATTGAAGCGTATTTGCTCGGCGCCCATTACAGCCGGTTCGGCTATTATGGGGAGTCTGTGGACAGCGTGCGCCGACGTTGCGCGCAAGAGGAGAAATATTTAATTGACACACTTTTTGATTTTCTCTGCTTTTGGGGCAACATCGACGACGATCTGCTCGGCCAGTCGCTCTATTACGCCTGCGAGCAATATATCGTCGGCTGGTGGACCGAAGGGTTTGAACGGGGAAAAAAACGGCGCCGCCTAAAACTTCACTGA
- the cwlD gene encoding N-acetylmuramoyl-L-alanine amidase CwlD, with protein sequence MKEKWKWLVAFTAAAIAGILLFPSLFSDLTSTKPWNLPLSGRIIVLDPGHGGPDGGAVGGEVLEKEIALNVAKKLRDYLQQQGALVLMTRETDRDLASPSTRGYSRRKTEDLHERTSFINHSDADLFISIHLNAIPSPHWRGAQTFYYGSLIENERLAKFIQAELRRNLENTHRVAKMIDTVYLLKHAKKPGALVEVGFLSNPDERELLASDHYQTKLAASIYKGVLRYFSNEPTPRE encoded by the coding sequence ATGAAAGAAAAATGGAAGTGGCTTGTCGCCTTTACCGCGGCTGCCATTGCGGGAATTTTGTTATTTCCGTCTTTATTTTCTGATCTGACCTCAACAAAACCGTGGAATCTCCCATTGTCCGGGCGAATTATCGTCCTAGACCCCGGCCATGGCGGGCCGGATGGCGGGGCGGTCGGCGGCGAGGTGCTGGAAAAAGAAATCGCGCTCAACGTCGCGAAAAAATTGCGGGACTACTTGCAGCAACAAGGAGCGCTCGTTCTGATGACGCGGGAGACAGACCGCGATTTGGCCAGCCCGTCCACGCGCGGCTACAGCCGGCGGAAAACGGAAGATTTGCACGAACGAACATCATTCATTAACCATTCCGATGCGGATTTGTTTATCAGCATTCACCTCAATGCCATTCCATCCCCGCACTGGCGGGGGGCACAGACGTTTTATTACGGCTCGCTCATCGAAAACGAGCGGCTCGCCAAATTCATCCAAGCCGAGTTGCGGCGCAACTTGGAAAACACCCACCGGGTAGCGAAAATGATTGATACCGTTTATTTGCTAAAGCATGCCAAAAAGCCCGGAGCGCTCGTTGAAGTTGGATTTTTATCGAATCCGGACGAGCGGGAGCTGCTCGCCTCTGACCATTACCAGACGAAACTCGCCGCCTCGATTTACAAAGGAGTGCTGCGTTACTTTTCGAACGAACCTACCCCTCGCGAATAG
- the gerD gene encoding spore germination lipoprotein GerD, protein MNKCLPLLLLSFLVLGSCAPQETSPPPPDYDETKKMVVDILKTDEGKKAIQDIMSEDQMKQQLVIDQKAVKETLQQMLTSDQGKKFWESALKDPKFAESFAKGLQAEHEKMMKALMKDPDYQALMIDILKDPEMEKAMVDVLKSKEFRQHLQKVITETLNSPLYQAKIQDMLMKAAEKVQQGGEKQEEGEGEGGE, encoded by the coding sequence ATGAACAAATGCCTACCGCTCCTCTTGCTCAGTTTTCTCGTTCTTGGTTCCTGTGCCCCTCAAGAAACCAGCCCCCCTCCCCCGGATTATGACGAAACGAAAAAGATGGTTGTTGACATTTTAAAAACCGACGAGGGGAAAAAGGCGATTCAAGATATTATGTCGGAAGATCAGATGAAGCAGCAACTAGTCATAGATCAAAAAGCTGTAAAAGAAACGCTGCAACAAATGCTGACATCCGATCAAGGAAAAAAGTTCTGGGAAAGTGCGTTAAAAGACCCGAAATTCGCTGAAAGTTTTGCCAAAGGGCTGCAAGCAGAACATGAAAAAATGATGAAGGCGCTCATGAAAGATCCCGATTACCAGGCGCTGATGATCGATATTTTAAAAGATCCAGAAATGGAAAAAGCCATGGTCGATGTCTTAAAAAGCAAAGAGTTCCGCCAGCATTTGCAAAAGGTGATCACGGAAACGTTGAACAGCCCGCTGTATCAGGCGAAAATTCAAGATATGTTGATGAAAGCAGCTGAAAAGGTTCAGCAAGGCGGAGAAAAACAAGAAGAAGGCGAAGGGGAAGGGGGAGAGTGA
- a CDS encoding KinB-signaling pathway activation protein, whose translation MNSRKWVRLFLTTLLIGGIATAAVGIVLNWKEFGHLLVRFEVIEFLAVLLWHVGVGFIFSVISQAGFFAYLTVHRFGLGMFRSLWNAVQLVLIIFVLFDLVYFRYMVFADKGDSIIPYVLTALFILAVGLAVAYIKSAQTNKGAFVPALFFMVVVTVIEWFPVLRINDRDWLYLMLIPLLVCNAYQLLILHKLTGGAGSSA comes from the coding sequence GTGAACAGCCGCAAATGGGTGCGTTTATTTTTGACCACGCTGCTGATCGGCGGAATCGCGACAGCAGCCGTCGGGATAGTTTTGAATTGGAAAGAGTTTGGACATCTCCTTGTACGTTTCGAGGTCATTGAATTTCTTGCCGTATTGCTTTGGCATGTCGGCGTCGGCTTTATTTTCAGCGTCATCAGCCAGGCGGGCTTTTTTGCCTATTTGACCGTCCATCGGTTCGGACTTGGCATGTTCCGTTCCCTCTGGAACGCTGTCCAGCTTGTTTTGATCATATTCGTGCTGTTCGATCTAGTCTATTTCCGCTACATGGTGTTTGCGGATAAAGGCGATTCGATCATCCCGTATGTATTGACCGCCTTGTTTATTTTGGCGGTTGGCTTAGCCGTTGCCTACATAAAAAGCGCGCAGACGAACAAAGGGGCATTCGTCCCGGCGCTGTTCTTTATGGTCGTGGTAACGGTGATTGAATGGTTTCCCGTTTTGCGCATCAATGACCGAGACTGGTTATATTTGATGCTGATTCCGTTATTAGTATGCAATGCATATCAACTTCTTATACTGCATAAATTGACAGGCGGCGCAGGATCGTCCGCGTAA